The following proteins are encoded in a genomic region of Streptomyces gobiensis:
- a CDS encoding PP2C family protein-serine/threonine phosphatase, producing the protein MAGRMGTAPQAARLHRAHKALHRVRTVLRRSAVDYFRGHGSDWIVFTALLLTVPALTWATVAQPLWCAPEALVLPIIVGGLLLRPASLLTLYATSAGALMVESAVLGPYNDGAGRVTPGTILVVSAVGLAGLLIAQFRMRVGVPWTRGGTMLFDLRERLRVQSQLPPLPRGWHREMSLRPAGGQSFSGDFVVAARTGPERRTLEVVLTDVSGKGMDAGSRALLLSGAFGGLLGSLPPHAFLAAANAYLLRQDWDEGFATSVHLVLDLDTGDYELLSAGHVPGLQYSAGTGKWEEKAAEGPLLGVFDAPEFHPVKGRLRRGDVLMLFTDGLVETAERDLTEGIDRLTGAAEALIAPGFRGAAWHLIEQVARDVHDDRALLLISRD; encoded by the coding sequence ATGGCAGGTCGCATGGGCACAGCCCCTCAGGCGGCCCGGTTGCACCGAGCCCACAAGGCATTGCACCGGGTCCGCACGGTCCTGCGCCGCTCCGCCGTGGACTACTTCCGCGGCCACGGCTCGGACTGGATCGTCTTCACCGCACTCCTGCTCACCGTGCCCGCGCTCACCTGGGCCACCGTCGCCCAGCCGCTGTGGTGTGCCCCCGAAGCACTCGTCTTGCCGATCATCGTTGGCGGGCTCCTGCTGCGTCCCGCCAGTCTGCTGACCCTGTACGCCACCTCAGCCGGCGCGCTCATGGTGGAATCCGCGGTTCTTGGCCCCTATAACGATGGTGCCGGGCGGGTGACCCCCGGCACCATTCTGGTGGTCTCCGCGGTCGGGCTCGCCGGGTTGCTTATCGCCCAGTTCCGGATGCGGGTGGGAGTGCCCTGGACCCGGGGCGGCACCATGCTCTTCGACCTGCGGGAACGACTGCGCGTGCAGAGCCAGCTGCCGCCCCTGCCGCGTGGCTGGCACCGCGAGATGTCGCTGCGGCCAGCCGGCGGCCAGTCCTTCTCCGGGGACTTCGTGGTCGCCGCCCGCACCGGGCCGGAGCGGCGCACCCTGGAGGTCGTCCTCACCGATGTCTCCGGCAAGGGCATGGACGCGGGCTCCCGCGCCCTCCTGCTGTCCGGCGCCTTCGGCGGACTGCTGGGCTCGCTGCCCCCGCACGCCTTCCTCGCGGCCGCCAACGCGTATCTGCTGCGGCAGGACTGGGATGAGGGCTTCGCCACCTCGGTCCATCTCGTGCTGGACCTGGACACCGGTGACTACGAACTGCTGTCCGCCGGGCATGTGCCGGGGCTGCAATACAGCGCCGGTACCGGGAAGTGGGAGGAGAAGGCCGCCGAGGGACCGTTGCTGGGTGTCTTCGACGCCCCCGAATTCCATCCCGTCAAGGGGCGGTTGCGGCGGGGGGATGTTCTGATGCTCTTCACCGACGGGCTCGTGGAGACGGCCGAGCGTGATCTGACGGAGGGTATTGACCGGTTGACCGGGGCGGCTGAGGCGCTTATCGCTCCCGGCTTCCGGGGGGCGGCCTGGCACCTCATCGAGCAGGTCGCCCGGGATGTCCATGACGACCGGGCGCTGCTGCTGATCAGCCGCGACTAG
- a CDS encoding ATP-dependent Clp protease proteolytic subunit, translating into MPSAAGEPNNYGGGLGDQVYNRLLNERIIFLGQPVDDEIANRITAQLLLLAAEPDKDINLYINSPGGSITAGMAIYDTMQFIKNDVVTIAMGLAASMGQFLLTAGTPGKRFALPNAEILIHQPSAGLAGSATDIKIHAEQLLRTKKKMTELSAQHSGQTVEKWTRDADRDRWFSAEEAKEYGLLDAVIANAADIPGGGGTGA; encoded by the coding sequence ATGCCTTCCGCCGCCGGTGAGCCCAACAACTACGGTGGCGGCCTCGGCGACCAGGTCTACAACCGGCTGCTCAACGAGCGGATTATCTTCCTCGGCCAGCCGGTGGACGATGAGATCGCCAACAGGATCACCGCGCAGCTGCTGCTCCTTGCCGCTGAGCCGGACAAGGACATCAACCTCTACATCAACAGCCCCGGTGGCTCCATCACCGCGGGCATGGCGATCTACGACACCATGCAGTTCATCAAGAACGACGTGGTCACCATCGCCATGGGCCTCGCTGCCTCGATGGGCCAGTTCCTGCTGACCGCAGGCACTCCCGGCAAGCGCTTCGCGCTCCCGAACGCCGAGATCCTGATCCACCAGCCCTCCGCGGGCCTGGCGGGTTCGGCCACGGACATCAAGATCCACGCTGAGCAGCTGCTGCGGACCAAGAAGAAGATGACCGAGCTTTCCGCGCAGCACTCCGGCCAGACCGTCGAGAAGTGGACGCGGGACGCCGACCGCGACCGCTGGTTCTCCGCCGAGGAGGCCAAGGAGTACGGCCTGCTGGACGCGGTCATCGCCAACGCCGCCGACATCCCGGGCGGCGGTGGCACGGGCGCCTGA
- the tig gene encoding trigger factor translates to MKSAVETLNPTRVRLTVEVPFEELKDSLDAAYKKINQQVTVPGFRKGKIPARVIDQRFGRGAVLEEAVNDALPKLYQSAVEEGELSPLGQPEVDITELKDNELLAFTAEVDVRPEITIPDYSGIEVEVDATEVTDEDIDKSVEQLRERFASTTAVERPAAEGDVVKIDLEAKVDGEVLEDGVAKGVDYTIGSGELLEGIDEAVTGLSAGGSATFTTELKGGSAAGQQAEVKVDVTSVSARELPELDDDFAQLASEFDTLDELREDSRKRLGQMKKYDQATQAQEKVLDQLIELVEVPIPEKLLEDEVNTRKSNLVNHQLGQMGMDLKTYLEMQDKSEEDFDAELKEQAEKGIRTQFILDELVAKEKLNVSQEELTEHLMRRAQSSGMSPDQFAQAVVEGGQVPMLVGEVARGKALAVVVEAATVKDTNGEVVDLEDEDETAETAETVEAAAGTAAESAPETLAEDKVEEKAEEKKADGESDA, encoded by the coding sequence GTGAAGAGCGCCGTGGAGACCCTGAACCCGACCCGGGTTCGGCTCACTGTCGAGGTGCCCTTCGAGGAGCTCAAAGACAGCCTCGACGCGGCGTACAAAAAGATCAACCAGCAGGTCACGGTGCCTGGCTTCCGTAAGGGCAAGATCCCTGCGCGAGTGATCGACCAGCGCTTCGGCCGTGGCGCCGTGCTGGAGGAGGCCGTCAATGACGCGCTTCCGAAGCTCTACCAGAGCGCCGTCGAGGAGGGCGAGCTGAGCCCGCTCGGCCAGCCCGAGGTGGACATCACCGAGCTCAAGGACAACGAGCTCCTGGCCTTCACCGCTGAGGTCGACGTACGGCCCGAGATCACGATCCCGGACTACTCCGGTATCGAGGTCGAGGTCGACGCCACCGAGGTCACCGACGAGGACATCGACAAGTCCGTCGAGCAGCTCCGTGAGCGCTTCGCCTCCACCACCGCCGTCGAGCGCCCCGCCGCCGAGGGCGATGTCGTCAAGATCGACCTGGAGGCCAAGGTCGACGGCGAGGTCCTGGAGGACGGCGTCGCCAAGGGCGTGGACTACACCATCGGCTCCGGCGAGCTCCTGGAGGGCATCGACGAGGCCGTCACCGGCCTGTCGGCCGGCGGTTCCGCCACGTTCACCACCGAGCTCAAGGGTGGCTCCGCGGCGGGCCAGCAGGCCGAGGTCAAGGTGGACGTCACCAGCGTCTCGGCCCGTGAACTTCCCGAGCTGGACGATGACTTCGCCCAGCTGGCGAGCGAGTTCGACACCCTGGACGAGCTGCGTGAGGACAGCCGCAAGCGGCTCGGCCAGATGAAGAAGTACGACCAGGCCACCCAGGCTCAGGAGAAGGTGCTCGACCAGCTCATCGAGCTCGTCGAGGTCCCGATCCCCGAGAAGCTGCTCGAGGACGAGGTCAACACTCGCAAGAGCAACCTGGTCAACCACCAGCTCGGTCAGATGGGCATGGACCTCAAGACGTACCTGGAGATGCAGGACAAGTCTGAGGAAGATTTCGACGCGGAGCTCAAGGAGCAGGCGGAGAAGGGCATCCGTACCCAGTTCATCCTCGATGAGCTGGTCGCCAAGGAGAAGCTGAACGTCAGCCAGGAGGAGCTCACCGAGCACCTCATGCGCCGCGCGCAGTCCTCCGGCATGAGCCCCGACCAGTTCGCCCAGGCCGTCGTCGAGGGCGGCCAGGTGCCGATGCTCGTCGGCGAGGTCGCCCGCGGCAAGGCCCTCGCAGTGGTCGTCGAGGCCGCCACGGTCAAGGACACCAACGGTGAGGTCGTCGACCTCGAGGACGAGGACGAGACCGCCGAGACCGCCGAGACGGTCGAGGCGGCTGCCGGGACCGCGGCCGAGAGCGCCCCTGAGACCCTGGCTGAGGACAAGGTCGAAGAGAAGGCCGAGGAGAAGAAGGCGGACGGCGAGTCCGACGCCTGA
- the folC gene encoding bifunctional tetrahydrofolate synthase/dihydrofolate synthase, giving the protein MSDQSPEPEPDVGPDAFEEIIESETDRDPDLAVIEAGSRTLRTQAGPPKGDGIPARPTDPAVDQALREVEQELASRWGETKLEPSRVRIQALMDVLGEPQRTYQSIHITGTNGKTSTARMIEMLLGAFDLRTGRYSSPHVQSITERISVDGAPVPAEKFIETYADIKPFVDMVDSQQQYRLSFFEVLTGMAYAAFADAPVEVAIVEVGMGGSWDATNVIDAGVAVITPISLDHMDRLGGTPEEIATEKSGIVKPGATVVMAQQPVEAASVVLKKAVEVDATVAREGMEFGVVRREVAVGGQLMTLRGLGGEYPDIFLPLHGAHMAHNAAVALAAVEAFFGIGSEHDRTLDVDTVREAFASVSSPGRLELVRSSPSVLLDAAHNPAGAQAAAAAITEAFGFSRLIGVVGPSGGKDVRGLLEALEPILAEVVVTRNSTYRAMDVDALAGLAVEVFGEDRVQVEPRLDDALEAAITLAEEEDEYAGAGVLVTGSVITVGEARLLLGRDR; this is encoded by the coding sequence GTGAGTGACCAGTCCCCTGAGCCCGAGCCCGACGTCGGCCCCGACGCGTTCGAGGAGATCATCGAGAGCGAGACCGACCGCGACCCCGATCTTGCGGTGATCGAGGCCGGCAGCCGTACCCTGCGCACCCAGGCCGGGCCGCCGAAGGGGGACGGAATCCCGGCGCGCCCCACCGACCCGGCGGTGGACCAGGCGCTGCGGGAGGTTGAGCAGGAGCTGGCCTCGCGCTGGGGAGAGACCAAGCTGGAGCCTTCCCGGGTCCGGATCCAGGCGCTGATGGATGTGCTGGGGGAGCCCCAGCGGACGTACCAGAGCATTCACATCACCGGCACCAACGGCAAGACCAGCACGGCCCGGATGATCGAGATGCTGCTGGGCGCCTTTGATCTGCGGACCGGCCGTTACAGCAGTCCGCACGTTCAGTCGATCACCGAGCGGATCAGCGTGGACGGGGCACCGGTCCCGGCCGAGAAGTTCATCGAGACCTACGCGGATATCAAGCCGTTCGTCGACATGGTGGACAGCCAGCAGCAATACCGGCTGTCCTTCTTCGAGGTGCTCACCGGTATGGCCTACGCGGCCTTCGCGGACGCCCCCGTCGAGGTGGCGATCGTCGAGGTCGGCATGGGCGGCAGCTGGGACGCCACCAATGTGATCGACGCGGGCGTCGCCGTGATCACCCCCATCTCCCTCGATCACATGGACCGGCTGGGCGGCACGCCCGAGGAGATCGCGACCGAGAAGTCGGGCATCGTCAAGCCGGGCGCCACCGTGGTGATGGCACAGCAGCCGGTTGAGGCCGCTTCGGTGGTGCTCAAGAAGGCCGTCGAGGTGGATGCCACGGTTGCCCGTGAGGGCATGGAGTTCGGCGTGGTCCGCCGGGAGGTCGCGGTCGGCGGCCAGCTGATGACACTGCGCGGACTCGGCGGTGAGTACCCGGACATCTTCCTGCCGCTGCACGGCGCGCATATGGCGCACAACGCGGCGGTGGCGCTCGCCGCCGTTGAGGCGTTCTTCGGGATCGGCTCCGAGCACGACCGTACGCTCGATGTGGATACGGTCCGTGAGGCCTTCGCCTCGGTCAGCTCCCCCGGGCGACTGGAGCTGGTGCGCAGCAGCCCGTCCGTGCTGCTGGACGCCGCGCACAACCCGGCGGGCGCGCAGGCGGCGGCTGCGGCGATCACCGAGGCGTTCGGCTTCAGCCGGCTGATCGGTGTGGTCGGCCCGAGCGGCGGCAAGGACGTACGGGGCCTTCTGGAAGCCCTGGAGCCCATCCTGGCCGAGGTCGTGGTGACCCGTAACTCGACGTACCGGGCGATGGACGTGGACGCCCTGGCCGGTCTCGCGGTGGAGGTCTTCGGAGAGGACCGGGTCCAGGTCGAGCCACGGCTGGACGACGCGCTCGAGGCGGCGATCACGCTCGCCGAGGAAGAGGACGAGTACGCCGGTGCGGGCGTCCTGGTCACCGGCTCGGTGATCACCGTGGGCGAGGCCCGGCTGCTCCTGGGGAGGGACCGCTGA
- a CDS encoding serine/threonine-protein kinase, which translates to MVSNTSGEVQGRAVAGRYRLGETLGRGGMGRVWRAYDEMLDRHVAVKEIRIDGLGAEEVSVQRERSLREARATARIDHPNVVRVYDVIEEGERLWIVMQLVEARSLQRAIDQDGPFEHRAAARIGLALLRALRAVHARGVLHRDIKPSNVLIDAHGKVVLTDFGIAAIQDTAALTMTGALIGSPDYMAPERISGGIPEAPSDLWSLGATLYAAVEGRSPFSRTGTLATLHAVLYEEPELPVSTGPLLPVLAGLLRKDPQQRLTLDEVDEQLRPLTEPPARPHPVPAPAPPPTRPVPVPPPGPRLPAPPRDPEEPVDRRSRPRHRRRKVLLSAMSVVAAVAVAATTVLVLRGAADGTEAGGGASSPPSASPEASPEGARDEEGFRWSPPADWTRTPAGPAAEVHYLSPDGTIDLSAVAEPRSGDALLDQWTSHEADLRSGVAGYRKIRLETTRFQERDAVIWEYTFTDKGVPYRGRQLGFYAGETSYQINIWYPSASETSGLRVHDRIKKSFEPRSPG; encoded by the coding sequence ATGGTGAGCAATACGAGCGGTGAGGTGCAAGGCAGGGCAGTGGCTGGCCGCTACCGGCTTGGCGAGACCCTGGGGCGCGGCGGTATGGGGCGGGTGTGGCGGGCGTACGACGAGATGCTCGACCGCCATGTGGCCGTCAAGGAGATCCGGATCGACGGTCTCGGCGCCGAGGAGGTCAGCGTCCAGCGGGAGCGCAGCCTGCGGGAGGCCCGCGCCACCGCCCGTATCGACCACCCCAATGTCGTGCGGGTCTATGACGTCATCGAGGAAGGCGAGCGGCTGTGGATCGTTATGCAGCTCGTCGAGGCCCGGTCCCTTCAGCGGGCCATCGACCAGGACGGACCGTTTGAGCACCGAGCCGCAGCCCGGATCGGCCTCGCCCTGCTCCGGGCGCTGCGCGCGGTGCACGCACGAGGTGTACTGCACCGGGACATCAAACCGAGCAATGTGCTCATCGACGCGCACGGCAAGGTCGTGCTCACCGACTTCGGTATCGCCGCGATCCAGGACACGGCCGCGCTGACCATGACCGGGGCGCTCATCGGCTCGCCCGACTACATGGCGCCCGAGCGCATCTCGGGCGGGATACCGGAAGCGCCCTCCGACCTGTGGTCGCTCGGTGCGACGCTGTACGCCGCGGTCGAGGGCCGCTCGCCGTTCAGCCGTACGGGCACTCTGGCCACGCTGCACGCGGTGCTCTACGAGGAGCCGGAACTCCCTGTGTCCACGGGCCCGCTACTACCCGTACTCGCCGGGCTGTTGCGCAAGGACCCGCAGCAGCGGCTCACCCTGGACGAGGTGGATGAGCAGCTGCGCCCGCTCACCGAACCACCGGCCCGCCCCCACCCGGTGCCCGCGCCCGCGCCACCGCCCACACGGCCGGTTCCCGTGCCGCCGCCCGGCCCCCGGCTGCCGGCACCCCCCAGGGATCCCGAGGAGCCGGTGGACCGGCGGAGCAGGCCCCGGCACCGCCGCCGGAAGGTGCTGCTGTCCGCGATGTCCGTGGTGGCGGCCGTGGCGGTCGCGGCTACCACGGTCCTGGTACTGCGGGGCGCGGCCGACGGCACGGAGGCGGGCGGCGGGGCCTCCTCACCGCCCAGCGCCTCACCCGAAGCCAGCCCGGAGGGCGCGCGCGACGAGGAGGGCTTCCGCTGGTCTCCGCCGGCGGACTGGACCCGCACTCCGGCCGGTCCGGCGGCCGAGGTGCACTATCTCTCCCCGGACGGCACCATCGACCTTTCGGCCGTGGCGGAGCCACGGAGCGGCGACGCCCTGCTCGACCAGTGGACCAGCCATGAGGCGGACCTCCGGAGCGGGGTGGCCGGGTACCGCAAGATCCGCCTGGAGACCACCCGGTTCCAGGAGCGGGACGCCGTCATCTGGGAGTACACCTTCACCGATAAGGGTGTGCCCTACCGGGGACGGCAGCTCGGCTTCTACGCCGGAGAGACCTCCTACCAGATCAACATCTGGTACCCGAGCGCGTCCGAGACCTCCGGTCTGCGCGTCCATGACCGGATCAAGAAGTCCTTTGAGCCGCGGTCACCGGGCTGA
- a CDS encoding Fpg/Nei family DNA glycosylase produces MPEGHTIHRLAADHRDLFAGRPVRASSPQGKFTDSAALIDGQTLESADAIGKHLLLGFGAGIGWVHIHLGLFGKLGFGEVSGRRPPPPTDTVRLRLANPDSYADLRGPTTCALITDAEKEAIRDRLGPDPLRPDADPDRAWARISRSRTTIAALLLDQKVVAGVGNVYRAEVLFRHGIDPYRAGKDLARAEWDAMWADLVILMREGVRHNRIDTVRPEHTPEAMGRPPRVDDHGGEVYVYRRAAQTCHICGHEIHTADLGGRNLFWCPACQKR; encoded by the coding sequence ATGCCCGAAGGGCATACGATTCACCGGCTCGCCGCGGACCACCGGGACCTGTTCGCCGGGCGTCCGGTGCGCGCGTCCAGCCCGCAGGGGAAGTTCACCGACAGCGCCGCGCTGATCGACGGTCAGACCCTGGAGAGCGCCGACGCCATCGGCAAGCATCTCCTCCTCGGCTTCGGTGCGGGCATCGGCTGGGTCCATATTCACCTCGGCCTCTTCGGCAAGCTCGGCTTCGGTGAGGTCTCCGGCAGGAGACCGCCGCCGCCCACGGACACCGTGCGGCTGCGCCTGGCCAACCCGGACTCGTACGCGGATCTGCGCGGCCCCACCACCTGCGCGCTGATCACCGACGCCGAGAAAGAGGCGATACGGGACCGCCTCGGCCCCGACCCGCTGCGCCCGGACGCCGACCCGGACCGTGCCTGGGCCCGGATCTCCCGCAGCCGCACCACCATCGCGGCACTGCTGCTGGACCAGAAGGTGGTCGCGGGCGTCGGCAATGTCTACCGCGCTGAAGTCCTCTTCCGGCATGGCATTGACCCATACCGGGCGGGAAAGGACCTCGCCCGCGCCGAATGGGACGCCATGTGGGCCGATCTGGTCATCCTGATGAGGGAGGGCGTGCGGCACAACCGCATCGATACGGTCCGGCCCGAGCACACCCCGGAGGCCATGGGCCGCCCGCCACGGGTGGACGACCACGGCGGCGAGGTCTACGTCTACCGGCGGGCGGCACAGACCTGCCACATCTGCGGCCATGAGATCCACACCGCGGACCTGGGCGGCCGCAATCTCTTCTGGTGCCCCGCCTGTCAGAAACGGTGA
- a CDS encoding IS481 family transposase produces the protein MSHRNARLTVHGRRLLVERVCSGRPVAHVAAEMGVSRMTAHKWVRRWRNEGEPGLHDRSSRPHTTPHRTAPAMEARVRELRTTRKLGPARIGPILGLPASTVHRVLARHGLHRLSFLDRPTGQVIRRYERDRPGELIHVDVKKLGRIPDGGGWRIHGRKDSRLTKTGAGYDYIHSAVDDHTRLAYSEVHTDEKAATCAEFLRRAAAHFAGMGIRRIERVLTDNAWSYRKSSLWKQALTDLGAVGKLTRAYRPQTNGKVERFNRTLLDEWAYLRPYTSNADRTASLEGFLHTYNYHRCHTALAGQPPISRVNNPAGQYT, from the coding sequence GTGTCCCACCGTAATGCCCGACTGACTGTTCATGGCAGGCGGCTGCTGGTCGAACGTGTGTGTTCGGGCCGTCCGGTCGCGCATGTCGCGGCGGAGATGGGCGTCTCCCGCATGACAGCCCACAAGTGGGTGCGCCGCTGGCGGAACGAGGGGGAGCCAGGCCTGCATGACCGTTCCAGCCGCCCGCACACCACCCCGCACCGCACAGCACCAGCCATGGAAGCGCGGGTGCGTGAGCTGCGCACGACCCGCAAGCTCGGCCCGGCCCGCATCGGCCCGATCCTTGGCCTGCCCGCCTCCACCGTGCATCGCGTCCTCGCCCGCCACGGCCTGCACCGGCTGTCCTTCCTGGACCGGCCCACCGGGCAGGTCATCCGCCGCTACGAACGCGACCGGCCCGGCGAACTGATCCACGTGGACGTCAAGAAACTCGGCCGGATCCCCGACGGCGGCGGCTGGCGGATCCACGGCCGTAAAGACAGCCGACTGACCAAGACCGGCGCCGGCTACGACTACATCCACTCCGCCGTCGACGACCACACCCGCCTGGCCTACAGCGAGGTCCACACCGACGAGAAAGCCGCTACCTGCGCAGAGTTCCTCCGGCGAGCCGCCGCCCATTTCGCCGGGATGGGCATCCGCCGCATCGAACGGGTCCTTACCGACAACGCCTGGTCCTACCGCAAGAGCAGCCTGTGGAAGCAGGCCCTGACCGACCTCGGCGCAGTCGGCAAGCTCACCCGCGCCTACCGGCCACAGACCAACGGCAAGGTCGAACGCTTCAACCGCACCCTGCTCGACGAGTGGGCCTACCTACGGCCCTACACCAGCAACGCCGATCGAACAGCGAGCCTCGAAGGCTTCCTGCACACCTACAACTACCATCGCTGCCACACCGCACTGGCAGGCCAGCCACCCATCAGCCGCGTCAACAACCCTGCGGGTCAATACACCTAG
- a CDS encoding ATP-dependent Clp protease proteolytic subunit produces the protein MNNLPGSGRSMGPQARFSGISPEARYVIPRFVERTSQGVREYDPYAKLFEERVIFLGVQIDDASANDVMAQLLCLESMDPDRDISVYINSPGGSFTALTAIYDTMQFVKPDIQTVCMGQAASAAAVLLAAGTPGKRMALPNARILIHQPYSETGRGQVSDLEIAANEVQRMRLQLEEMLAKHSTRPVEEIRDDIERDKILTAEGALEYGLIDQIVSTRKTSVGLG, from the coding sequence ATGAACAACCTCCCCGGCTCCGGCCGCTCCATGGGCCCCCAGGCCCGCTTCTCCGGGATCTCGCCCGAGGCCCGCTATGTCATCCCGCGCTTCGTCGAGCGCACCTCGCAGGGCGTACGCGAGTACGACCCGTACGCGAAGCTGTTCGAGGAGCGCGTGATCTTCCTCGGTGTGCAGATCGACGATGCCTCCGCCAACGACGTCATGGCTCAGCTGCTGTGTCTGGAGTCCATGGACCCGGACCGTGACATCTCGGTCTACATCAACTCGCCTGGCGGCTCCTTCACGGCCCTGACCGCCATCTACGACACGATGCAGTTCGTGAAGCCGGACATCCAGACGGTCTGCATGGGCCAGGCGGCCTCCGCCGCCGCCGTGCTGCTGGCCGCTGGTACACCCGGCAAGCGAATGGCGCTGCCCAACGCCCGGATCCTGATCCACCAGCCGTACAGCGAGACGGGACGTGGTCAGGTCTCCGACCTGGAGATCGCCGCCAACGAGGTGCAGCGGATGCGTCTCCAGCTGGAGGAGATGCTGGCCAAGCACTCCACCCGGCCCGTCGAGGAGATCCGCGACGACATCGAGCGCGACAAGATCCTCACCGCTGAGGGTGCGCTGGAGTACGGGCTGATCGACCAGATCGTCTCCACCCGCAAGACGTCCGTCGGACTGGGCTGA
- a CDS encoding acyltransferase family protein, producing the protein MFHAGYERAPLPPARPETPEATTPTRSPEPPAASGGASRDKRRDPFFDNAKYLTILLVGIGHAWEPLRSDSRAAVALYIAVYAFHMPAFIIISGYLSRSFEGRPSQLKRLITGVAVPYLVFEVIYTLFMRWLAEPDRSFALLSPSWGLWFLVALFIWRLTTPLWNTLRWPLPVALGIAVLASITPKIGGDLNLQRVLQFLPFFVLGLQLRPAHFDMLRHRALRIAALPVMVCALIFAYWAAPRMNHSWFFHKYSAQDLGVPWWVGVVMTFALFGCALVLTACFFVWTPRRTMWFTSLGAGTLYGYLLHFYPLRLARELGWYDMGWVDSPLSRVIITLLAMVMMTVLCTALVQRVFRIVMEPKMEWAFKTDSVAEARKRVTRG; encoded by the coding sequence ATGTTCCACGCTGGTTATGAGCGCGCGCCACTCCCCCCGGCTCGCCCAGAGACGCCCGAGGCGACGACTCCCACCAGGTCGCCGGAGCCCCCGGCTGCCAGCGGCGGAGCATCCAGAGACAAGCGGCGTGACCCCTTCTTCGACAACGCCAAGTACCTGACGATCCTCCTGGTCGGCATCGGGCACGCCTGGGAACCACTGCGCAGCGACAGCCGCGCGGCCGTGGCGCTCTACATCGCCGTATACGCCTTCCATATGCCGGCCTTCATCATCATCTCCGGCTATCTCTCCCGAAGCTTCGAGGGTCGTCCGAGCCAGCTCAAGCGGCTGATCACCGGGGTCGCTGTCCCCTATCTCGTCTTTGAGGTCATCTACACCCTGTTTATGCGCTGGCTCGCCGAGCCGGACCGGTCCTTCGCCCTGCTCTCGCCAAGCTGGGGACTGTGGTTCCTGGTCGCGCTGTTCATCTGGCGGCTGACCACCCCGCTGTGGAACACCCTGCGCTGGCCGCTGCCGGTGGCGCTGGGTATCGCCGTACTGGCCAGTATTACCCCGAAGATCGGCGGTGACCTCAACCTCCAGCGGGTACTGCAGTTCCTGCCGTTCTTCGTCCTCGGACTCCAGCTCCGCCCCGCGCACTTCGACATGCTGCGGCACCGCGCGCTGCGTATCGCCGCCCTGCCGGTCATGGTCTGTGCCCTGATCTTCGCGTACTGGGCCGCGCCCCGGATGAACCACAGCTGGTTCTTCCACAAGTACTCCGCCCAGGACCTCGGCGTTCCCTGGTGGGTGGGCGTCGTGATGACCTTCGCCCTGTTCGGCTGCGCCCTGGTCCTCACGGCCTGCTTCTTCGTCTGGACCCCGCGTCGCACCATGTGGTTCACGTCCCTGGGCGCGGGCACGCTCTACGGCTATCTGCTGCACTTCTATCCGCTCCGGCTCGCCCGGGAGCTCGGCTGGTACGACATGGGCTGGGTGGACTCCCCGCTCAGCCGGGTCATCATCACCCTGCTGGCCATGGTGATGATGACCGTGCTGTGTACGGCGCTGGTCCAGCGGGTGTTCCGTATCGTCATGGAACCGAAGATGGAGTGGGCCTTCAAAACCGACTCGGTAGCCGAAGCCCGCAAACGAGTAACGCGCGGCTAG
- a CDS encoding ribose-5-phosphate isomerase has product MRVYLGSDHAGYELKNHLIEWLKGHGHEPIDCGPLIYDALDDYPPFCLRAAERTAADPESMGIVVGGSGNGEQIAANKVKGVRAILAWSEQIAELGREHNNANVISIGSRMHSDEEAKRMVEVFLTTPFPGDERHQRRVELLADYENSGKLPEIPAHHPQQD; this is encoded by the coding sequence ATGCGCGTCTACCTCGGCTCCGATCACGCCGGATACGAACTCAAGAACCACCTCATCGAGTGGCTCAAGGGCCATGGCCATGAGCCCATCGACTGCGGCCCGCTCATCTACGACGCCCTGGATGACTACCCGCCCTTCTGTCTGCGCGCCGCGGAGCGCACCGCCGCGGACCCGGAGAGCATGGGAATCGTGGTCGGCGGTTCCGGCAATGGCGAACAGATCGCCGCCAACAAGGTCAAGGGCGTACGCGCCATCCTGGCCTGGAGCGAGCAGATCGCCGAGCTCGGCCGGGAGCACAACAACGCCAATGTGATCAGCATCGGCAGCCGGATGCACTCGGACGAGGAAGCCAAACGGATGGTGGAGGTCTTCCTCACCACCCCGTTCCCCGGCGACGAGCGGCACCAGCGCCGCGTCGAGCTGCTGGCCGACTACGAGAACAGCGGGAAGCTCCCGGAGATCCCGGCCCACCACCCGCAGCAGGACTGA